A window from Pseudonocardia cypriaca encodes these proteins:
- a CDS encoding inositol monophosphatase family protein: MTVQQDPSAPPAPLPVETGLMSRALEVAGRLANDAAEVITATAGREHQSGAAHKSNPFDWVTDTDRTLERHTRRVLAAEFPGVPVVGEEYGALTEGRALAPRRAQPSDMHWADPDARTSPYRWVVDPVDGTANYVAGFPWCAYSLALVDASGPVVGVIADPSRAQIYAAARGRGVRANGVPVRVVPRAPAGGLICAELGPDRTASFTRHATAAHAGIRSLGSSALAVTQVALGHAVAAVLEGYQEWDVAGAACLAAEAGAVIVDGNGRPDALPEGEMIVAVPGALDAVLGWWRASEA, encoded by the coding sequence ATGACCGTCCAGCAGGATCCGAGCGCACCCCCGGCGCCGCTCCCGGTGGAGACCGGGCTGATGTCCCGTGCCCTCGAGGTGGCCGGGCGGCTCGCCAACGACGCGGCCGAAGTGATCACGGCCACCGCGGGCCGGGAGCACCAGAGCGGGGCCGCGCACAAGTCCAACCCCTTCGACTGGGTCACCGACACCGACCGGACCCTCGAACGCCACACCCGCCGCGTCCTCGCCGCGGAGTTCCCCGGCGTGCCCGTGGTCGGCGAGGAGTACGGCGCTCTCACTGAGGGCCGCGCGCTTGCTCCGCGGCGCGCGCAGCCCTCAGACATGCATTGGGCCGACCCGGACGCCCGCACCAGCCCCTACCGGTGGGTTGTCGACCCGGTGGACGGCACCGCGAATTACGTCGCGGGATTCCCGTGGTGCGCATACAGTCTGGCGCTGGTGGACGCCTCCGGACCGGTCGTGGGGGTGATCGCCGACCCGAGCCGGGCCCAGATCTACGCCGCCGCCCGCGGACGAGGGGTGCGGGCGAACGGCGTCCCGGTCCGGGTCGTACCCCGGGCGCCGGCAGGCGGCCTGATCTGCGCCGAACTCGGGCCCGACCGCACCGCCTCGTTCACCCGGCACGCCACCGCGGCCCACGCCGGTATCCGCTCGCTCGGCTCGTCGGCGCTCGCGGTCACGCAGGTGGCGCTCGGCCACGCCGTCGCCGCCGTGCTCGAGGGCTACCAGGAGTGGGACGTCGCGGGTGCCGCCTGCCTCGCGGCCGAGGCCGGCGCCGTGATCGTCGACGGGAACGGGCGGCCCGACGCCCTTCCGGAGGGCGAGATGATCGTCGCGGTGCCGGGCGCGCTGGACGCCGTGCTCGGCTGGTGGCGCGCGAGCGAGGCCTGA
- a CDS encoding DUF3592 domain-containing protein, whose protein sequence is MTSGTRTTGTGRTSAFDELASLVRPLARFLTTRAPEVVTGIAVLATVLGLLALAGAAANDRSISANPGYAQAEVLDGSTFARTVVRFTVASGETVAPEHGVFYPSGLEVGGSVAVEYDLADPELVRVAGRSALDQAVPLLLGVALVWALLGPIALWLRRRRAARGGTGG, encoded by the coding sequence GTGACGAGTGGCACCCGGACGACGGGCACGGGGCGCACCAGCGCGTTCGATGAGCTGGCGTCGCTGGTGCGCCCGCTCGCGCGCTTCCTGACGACCCGGGCTCCCGAGGTCGTCACCGGGATCGCGGTGCTCGCCACCGTGCTCGGCCTGCTCGCGCTGGCCGGCGCCGCCGCGAACGACCGCTCCATCTCGGCCAACCCGGGCTACGCGCAGGCCGAGGTGCTCGACGGGTCGACGTTCGCCCGCACGGTCGTCCGCTTCACGGTGGCCAGTGGGGAGACCGTGGCGCCGGAGCACGGGGTCTTCTACCCGTCGGGGCTCGAGGTGGGCGGGTCGGTGGCCGTCGAGTACGACCTGGCCGACCCGGAGCTCGTCCGGGTGGCCGGGCGCAGCGCGCTCGACCAGGCGGTCCCGCTCCTGCTCGGCGTCGCGTTGGTCTGGGCGCTGCTCGGCCCGATCGCGCTGTGGCTGAGGCGCAGGCGGGCCGCTAGGGGCGGTACCGGCGGCTGA
- a CDS encoding DMT family transporter: protein MNARESRSGCGLGSGISTTASRTSLAVRATPFAFVVIWASGFVVAKYAAPYAEPLSFLVLRYSAVVVLMLALAVAARAPWPRGRQVLHIAVAGVGIQAGYLGGVWAAVAAGMPAGVAALVVNLQPVLTAAFAGLLGERLGGRQVAGLLLGFAGVALVVSNRLTTEGLSLLTLGLTVMALLAITIGTLYQKRFCPQFDLRTGQVVQFVASVAVTLPFALAFESFRFDWTPQLAGALAWSVLALTGGGISLLFLMLRRGAAAQVTSYFYLVPGLTALMAFAMFGESLGLVAIGGMVLTVLGVVLATRRT from the coding sequence GTGAATGCGCGCGAGTCGCGCTCTGGGTGCGGGTTAGGGTCGGGCATCAGTACCACCGCATCCCGCACGAGCCTGGCCGTCCGCGCCACGCCGTTCGCTTTCGTCGTCATCTGGGCGTCCGGTTTCGTGGTCGCGAAGTACGCCGCCCCGTACGCGGAGCCGCTGAGCTTCCTGGTGCTGCGTTACTCGGCAGTGGTCGTGTTGATGCTCGCCCTCGCCGTGGCGGCACGCGCCCCGTGGCCACGGGGGCGGCAGGTGCTGCACATCGCGGTGGCAGGCGTCGGGATCCAGGCCGGGTACCTGGGCGGGGTGTGGGCGGCGGTGGCAGCCGGGATGCCGGCAGGCGTCGCGGCGCTCGTGGTGAACCTGCAGCCGGTGCTCACCGCGGCGTTCGCCGGCCTGCTCGGCGAGCGGCTGGGCGGACGGCAGGTGGCCGGCCTGTTGCTCGGTTTCGCCGGTGTCGCGCTCGTGGTCTCGAACCGGCTCACCACCGAAGGCCTGTCACTCCTGACGCTCGGCCTCACCGTCATGGCCCTGCTCGCGATCACGATCGGCACGCTCTACCAGAAGCGGTTCTGCCCGCAGTTCGACCTGCGTACCGGGCAGGTCGTGCAGTTCGTCGCGTCCGTGGCGGTGACGCTGCCGTTCGCGCTCGCGTTCGAGTCGTTCCGGTTCGACTGGACGCCGCAGCTCGCGGGCGCGCTGGCCTGGTCGGTGCTGGCGCTGACCGGCGGCGGGATCTCGCTGCTGTTCCTCATGCTGCGCCGCGGCGCAGCGGCGCAGGTCACCAGCTACTTCTACCTCGTGCCCGGGCTCACGGCCCTGATGGCGTTCGCCATGTTCGGGGAGTCGCTCGGGTTGGTGGCGATCGGCGGGATGGTGCTGACCGTGCTCGGAGTGGTGTTGGCCACGCGGCGCACGTAG
- a CDS encoding MmcQ/YjbR family DNA-binding protein produces the protein MVSLDDVARMATDLPEVAEVDRHGNRAWAVCGVTASGGAKVFAWERPFSKADIRRYGAEAPPDGPILAIRVADLHEKEAVLADNPDAFFTIPHFDGYAAVLVQLEKVDEAALREAILDGWRSCAPPELSRRYRP, from the coding sequence ATGGTGAGCCTCGACGATGTGGCCCGCATGGCGACCGACCTGCCCGAGGTCGCCGAGGTCGACCGGCACGGCAACCGGGCGTGGGCGGTGTGCGGTGTCACCGCGAGCGGCGGGGCCAAGGTCTTCGCCTGGGAACGGCCGTTCAGCAAGGCGGACATCCGCCGGTACGGCGCCGAGGCCCCGCCGGACGGCCCGATCCTCGCGATCCGCGTCGCCGACCTCCACGAGAAGGAGGCCGTGCTCGCCGACAACCCCGACGCGTTCTTCACGATCCCGCACTTCGACGGGTACGCGGCGGTGCTGGTCCAGCTGGAGAAGGTCGACGAGGCCGCGCTGCGGGAGGCGATCCTCGACGGCTGGCGGTCGTGCGCCCCGCCGGAGCTCAGCCGCCGGTACCGCCCCTAG
- a CDS encoding GntR family transcriptional regulator, translated as MYMTGQVGFSKRSRLVEDLTERIRSGRLARGERLPGENQLAASYQVSRGTVRSALSELQRRNLIATETGVGSFVTFDGVALDQSVGWARALADAGSDVTVELLGIERGGAADLVDRHGPLVTIRRLRRTAAGPVSLETSAVPATGALADLPVRGLVDGSITATLRAAGLSGTNGEQWISTVPLDEEAAALLERGTGELFLHSTRTTLTSDGTLVEHVESLLDPARFRFHLTFGDR; from the coding sequence ATGTACATGACTGGACAGGTGGGGTTCAGCAAGCGGTCCCGGTTGGTCGAGGACCTGACCGAGCGGATCCGCTCCGGCCGGCTGGCCCGCGGCGAGCGGCTGCCTGGTGAGAACCAGCTGGCGGCGAGCTACCAGGTCAGCCGCGGCACCGTCCGCAGCGCACTGTCCGAGCTGCAGCGCCGCAACCTGATCGCCACCGAGACCGGCGTCGGCTCGTTCGTCACGTTCGACGGCGTGGCTCTCGACCAGAGCGTCGGCTGGGCCCGCGCCCTCGCCGACGCCGGGTCGGACGTCACCGTGGAGCTGCTCGGCATCGAGCGGGGCGGGGCCGCGGATCTCGTCGACCGCCACGGCCCGCTCGTCACCATCCGGCGGCTGCGCCGGACGGCGGCCGGCCCGGTCTCCCTGGAGACGTCCGCGGTTCCGGCCACCGGCGCGCTCGCCGACCTGCCCGTGCGCGGCCTCGTCGACGGCTCGATCACGGCGACGCTGCGGGCGGCCGGGCTGAGCGGCACGAACGGCGAGCAGTGGATCTCGACCGTCCCCCTCGACGAGGAGGCCGCCGCCCTGCTCGAACGCGGCACCGGTGAGCTGTTCCTCCACTCGACCCGCACCACGCTGACCAGCGACGGAACCCTCGTCGAGCACGTCGAGAGCCTGCTGGACCCGGCGCGGTTCCGGTTCCACCTGACGTTCGGGGATCGATGA
- a CDS encoding isochorismate synthase: MTIAPLPTGLGVRTRLVGDPGGLLELLPDDRNPLSWVRGSDGLVGWGEVARLTVTGENRFAEADSWWRSFAAGLHVSDEVDQPGTGPVAFASFTFADSSPGSVLVVPRVLVGRRDGVAWITEFSHADGPSAMRAVTPVRPTGNLRFADGLLPVAGYRKAVAEAVRRMRAGELDKAALAHDLVAVSDAPLDPRFLLAGLARRYPTCWSYSVDGLVGATPELLVRRAEGTVSSRVLAGTIWPGECDDLPGQLLGSVKDRHEHALAVDSLADSLRPLCASLSVPDTPSVIALRNVSHLASDVHGTLHRQAPASLLQLAAAVHPTAAVGGTPRDAALALIAELEGMDRGRYAGPVGWMDGNGDGELGIALRCAQLDGPIARLFAGCGIVADSDPDTEVREAAAKMVAVRDALEDSGQD, encoded by the coding sequence GTGACGATCGCCCCACTACCGACCGGGTTGGGCGTGCGAACCAGGCTCGTCGGCGACCCGGGCGGCCTACTCGAGCTGCTTCCCGACGACCGCAACCCGCTGTCATGGGTGCGCGGATCCGACGGGCTCGTCGGCTGGGGCGAGGTCGCCCGGCTCACCGTCACCGGTGAGAACCGGTTCGCGGAGGCCGACTCGTGGTGGCGCTCCTTCGCCGCGGGCCTGCACGTGAGCGACGAGGTCGACCAGCCGGGCACCGGCCCAGTCGCGTTCGCCAGCTTCACGTTCGCCGACTCCTCGCCCGGCTCCGTGCTGGTCGTCCCGCGCGTGCTCGTGGGACGGCGGGACGGCGTGGCGTGGATCACCGAGTTCTCCCACGCCGACGGCCCGTCCGCCATGCGGGCCGTCACCCCCGTCCGGCCGACGGGCAACCTGCGGTTCGCCGACGGGCTGCTGCCCGTGGCCGGCTACCGGAAGGCGGTGGCGGAGGCCGTCCGCCGGATGCGGGCGGGCGAGCTGGACAAGGCCGCGCTCGCCCACGACCTCGTTGCGGTGAGCGACGCCCCGCTCGACCCGCGGTTCCTGCTCGCCGGCCTGGCCCGCCGCTACCCCACGTGCTGGTCCTACTCGGTCGACGGGCTCGTCGGCGCCACCCCCGAGCTGCTGGTGCGCCGCGCCGAGGGCACGGTCTCGTCGCGCGTGCTCGCCGGCACCATCTGGCCGGGCGAGTGCGACGACCTGCCCGGGCAGCTGCTCGGCTCGGTCAAGGACCGGCACGAGCACGCGCTCGCCGTCGACTCGCTCGCCGACTCGCTCCGCCCGCTGTGCGCCTCGCTGTCGGTCCCGGACACGCCGTCGGTGATCGCTCTGCGGAACGTCTCGCACCTGGCCAGCGACGTCCACGGCACGCTCCACCGGCAGGCGCCCGCCTCCCTGCTCCAGCTCGCAGCCGCCGTGCACCCCACGGCCGCGGTCGGCGGCACCCCGCGCGACGCCGCACTCGCCCTCATCGCGGAGCTGGAGGGCATGGACCGGGGCCGCTACGCGGGCCCCGTCGGCTGGATGGACGGCAACGGCGACGGCGAGCTGGGCATCGCACTGCGCTGCGCCCAGCTGGACGGGCCGATCGCCCGCCTCTTCGCGGGCTGCGGGATCGTCGCCGACTCCGATCCGGACACCGAGGTGCGGGAGGCCGCGGCGAAGATGGTCGCGGTCCGCGACGCGCTGGAGGACTCCGGCCAGGACTGA